From a single Coriobacteriaceae bacterium genomic region:
- the adhE gene encoding bifunctional acetaldehyde-CoA/alcohol dehydrogenase, with the protein MVKKSPENTTPAIVDNVEALEAKLAQMREAQALFATYTQEQVDKIFYEAAMAANKARIPLAKMAIEETGRGVLEDKVIKNHYAAEYIYNAYKNTKTCGVLERDEAYGITKIAEPIGIVGAVIPTTNPTSTAIFKTLISLKTRNAIIISPHPAAAKCTIAAAKLVLDAAVKAGAPEGIIGWVDVPSIELTNMVMRDVDIILATGGPGMVKAAYSSGKPALGVGAGNTPVVIDDTADVLLAVNSIIHSKTFDNGMICASEQSVTVIDTIYDQVKAEFQKRGCYFVKQGAEMEALRAAMFKNGALDHRIPGMAAAKIAELAGIEVPAKTKILIAEVTSTDPAKEEFSHEKLSPVLAMYHAKDFQEAVDKAEHLVLAGGPGHTASLYVHPAQAEKISLFEHVMKACRIVINTPSSHGGIGDLYNFGMKPSLTLGCGSWGGNSVSENVGVKHLINVKTVAERRENMLWFRAPEKVYFKKGSTPVALDELGNVMGKKRAFIVTDQFLFKNGNTRAIEAKLDEMGIAHDCFYDVEPDPSLQCARRGAKQMALFEPDVIIAVGGGSAMDAGKIMWMMYEHPECKFEDMAMDFMDIRKRIFTFPEMGKKAYFVAVPTSSGTGSECTPFAIITDKETGIKWPLADYALLPNMAIVDADNCMTAPRGLTAASGIDVMTHAIESYVSIMASDYTKGLSERAAKLVFENLPSSFTNGAKDPHAREEMHNASCMAGMAFANAFLGLNHSMAHKLGAFHHLPHGIANAVILTRVMRYNAAEAPVKMGTFSQYPYPNALHNYAEMAKYCGIEGKDDKEVFENFITKLEELKDFIGVKKTIADYGVDEQYFLDTLDEMTEQAFNDQCTGANPRYPLMSEIKELYLDAYYGREPQDYAVC; encoded by the coding sequence ATGGTGAAAAAGTCACCGGAAAACACTACTCCCGCAATTGTGGACAACGTAGAGGCGCTTGAGGCTAAGCTCGCTCAGATGCGAGAGGCCCAGGCGCTTTTTGCTACGTACACGCAGGAGCAGGTCGACAAGATCTTCTATGAGGCCGCCATGGCCGCCAACAAGGCTCGTATCCCGTTGGCGAAGATGGCCATCGAGGAGACCGGCCGCGGCGTTCTTGAGGACAAGGTCATCAAGAACCACTACGCCGCAGAGTACATCTACAACGCTTACAAGAACACCAAGACCTGTGGTGTCCTGGAGCGCGACGAGGCTTACGGCATCACCAAGATCGCCGAGCCCATCGGCATCGTGGGCGCCGTCATCCCGACGACCAACCCCACCTCCACCGCGATCTTCAAGACGCTGATCAGCCTGAAGACCCGCAACGCCATCATCATCTCCCCGCACCCGGCAGCCGCAAAATGCACCATCGCCGCCGCCAAGCTCGTGCTTGACGCCGCCGTCAAGGCCGGCGCCCCCGAGGGCATCATCGGCTGGGTCGATGTCCCCTCCATCGAGCTGACCAACATGGTCATGCGCGACGTCGACATCATCCTCGCCACCGGTGGCCCGGGCATGGTCAAGGCCGCTTACTCCTCGGGCAAGCCCGCCCTGGGCGTTGGCGCCGGTAACACCCCGGTCGTCATCGACGACACCGCCGACGTGCTGCTCGCCGTCAACTCCATCATCCACTCCAAGACCTTCGACAACGGCATGATCTGCGCTTCCGAGCAGTCCGTGACCGTCATCGACACCATCTATGACCAGGTCAAGGCCGAGTTCCAGAAGCGCGGCTGCTACTTCGTCAAGCAGGGTGCCGAGATGGAGGCCCTGCGTGCCGCCATGTTCAAGAACGGCGCTCTCGACCACCGCATCCCCGGCATGGCTGCCGCCAAGATCGCCGAGCTCGCCGGCATCGAGGTTCCCGCCAAGACCAAGATCCTGATCGCCGAGGTCACCTCCACCGACCCCGCCAAGGAGGAGTTCTCCCACGAGAAGCTCTCCCCGGTCCTGGCCATGTACCACGCCAAGGACTTCCAGGAGGCCGTCGACAAGGCCGAGCACCTGGTGCTCGCCGGTGGCCCGGGCCACACCGCCTCTCTGTACGTGCACCCCGCCCAGGCCGAGAAGATCAGCCTGTTCGAGCACGTCATGAAGGCCTGCCGTATCGTCATCAACACCCCGTCCTCGCACGGCGGCATCGGTGACCTGTACAACTTTGGCATGAAGCCGTCTCTGACCCTGGGCTGCGGCTCCTGGGGCGGCAACTCCGTCTCCGAGAACGTTGGGGTGAAGCACTTGATCAACGTTAAGACTGTGGCCGAGCGCCGTGAGAACATGCTGTGGTTCCGCGCTCCCGAGAAGGTCTACTTCAAGAAGGGTTCCACGCCCGTCGCCCTCGACGAGCTGGGCAACGTCATGGGCAAGAAGCGCGCCTTCATCGTCACCGACCAGTTCCTCTTCAAGAATGGCAACACCCGCGCCATCGAGGCCAAGCTCGACGAGATGGGCATCGCCCACGACTGCTTCTACGACGTCGAGCCCGATCCGTCGCTGCAGTGCGCACGTCGCGGCGCCAAGCAGATGGCTCTCTTTGAGCCGGACGTCATCATCGCCGTCGGCGGTGGCTCCGCTATGGACGCCGGCAAGATCATGTGGATGATGTACGAGCACCCCGAGTGCAAGTTTGAGGACATGGCCATGGACTTCATGGACATCCGCAAGCGTATCTTCACCTTCCCCGAGATGGGCAAGAAGGCCTACTTCGTCGCCGTCCCGACCTCTTCGGGTACCGGCTCCGAGTGCACGCCGTTCGCCATCATCACCGACAAGGAGACCGGCATCAAGTGGCCGCTCGCCGACTACGCGCTGCTCCCCAACATGGCTATCGTCGACGCCGACAACTGCATGACCGCCCCGCGCGGCCTGACCGCTGCCTCCGGCATCGACGTCATGACCCACGCCATCGAGTCCTACGTCTCCATCATGGCTTCCGACTACACTAAGGGCCTCTCCGAGCGCGCTGCCAAGCTCGTCTTCGAGAACCTGCCCTCTAGCTTCACGAACGGCGCCAAGGACCCGCACGCCCGCGAGGAGATGCACAACGCCTCCTGCATGGCCGGTATGGCCTTCGCCAACGCCTTCCTGGGCCTCAACCACTCCATGGCTCACAAGCTCGGCGCTTTCCATCACCTGCCCCACGGCATCGCTAACGCCGTCATCCTGACCCGCGTCATGCGCTACAACGCCGCCGAGGCTCCCGTCAAGATGGGCACGTTCTCCCAGTATCCTTACCCCAACGCGCTGCACAACTACGCCGAGATGGCCAAGTACTGCGGCATCGAGGGCAAGGACGACAAGGAGGTCTTCGAGAACTTCATCACGAAGCTCGAGGAGCTCAAGGACTTCATCGGCGTCAAGAAGACCATCGCCGACTACGGTGTTGACGAGCAGTACTTCCTCGACACCCTCGACGAGATGACCGAGCAGGCATTCAACGACCAGTGCACCGGCGCTAACCCGCGCTACCCGCTCATGAGCGAGATCAAGGAGCTCTACCTGGACGCCTACTACGGCCGCGAGCCCCAGGACTACGCCGTCTGCTAG
- a CDS encoding aminoglycoside phosphotransferase family protein: MLLPDSKTELVRRGNKVVYDLGDKIVKVFNETKPVSDVFNEALNLARINECGIRSPKALEVSQLENANGWALVTEKVPGTTLAEKMTAEPQRFGEYLEMFVDLQIEIHGYTSPLLNRQRDKFARMIDSLDQLNATTRYNLQERLDGMTKEFKVCHGDFNPSNVIVGDDGQLYVCDWAHATQGSPAADVATTYLLFALNSKDQAEAYLELYCDRADMPMQVVRQWTSIVAASELARKRNVNDEFLKNWIDVVDYQ, from the coding sequence ATGCTGCTACCCGATTCCAAGACCGAGCTCGTCCGCCGTGGCAACAAGGTCGTTTACGACCTGGGCGACAAGATCGTCAAGGTCTTTAACGAGACCAAGCCTGTCTCCGACGTGTTCAACGAGGCTTTGAATCTTGCCCGCATCAATGAGTGCGGCATCCGCAGCCCCAAGGCTCTCGAGGTTTCCCAGCTCGAGAACGCCAACGGCTGGGCGCTCGTGACCGAGAAGGTTCCGGGCACCACCCTTGCCGAGAAGATGACTGCCGAGCCCCAGCGCTTTGGTGAGTACCTCGAGATGTTCGTCGACCTCCAGATCGAGATCCACGGCTACACCTCCCCGCTGCTCAACCGTCAGCGCGACAAGTTCGCCCGCATGATCGACAGCCTTGATCAGCTCAATGCCACCACGCGCTACAACCTTCAGGAGCGTCTGGACGGCATGACCAAGGAGTTCAAGGTCTGCCACGGCGACTTCAACCCCTCCAACGTCATCGTCGGCGACGACGGCCAGCTCTATGTGTGCGACTGGGCACACGCCACCCAGGGCTCCCCTGCTGCCGACGTTGCCACCACCTACCTGCTCTTTGCTCTCAACAGCAAAGACCAGGCCGAGGCCTACCTGGAGCTCTACTGCGACCGCGCCGACATGCCCATGCAGGTCGTGCGTCAGTGGACGAGCATCGTCGCCGCTTCCGAGCTCGCTCGTAAGCGCAACGTGAACGATGAGTTCCTGAAGAACTGGATCGACGTCGTCGATTATCAGTAA
- the ispG gene encoding flavodoxin-dependent (E)-4-hydroxy-3-methylbut-2-enyl-diphosphate synthase — protein MPRELTRPVHVGCVQIGGGAPVVVQSMTCTDTADAQATLAQVRALAQAGCDIVRVSVPTEAALEGFRTICAESPVPIVADIHFNHKLAIGAVEAGAAKLRINPGNIGDWAKVDAVIDAAGAAGCAIRIGVNAGSLEQDIAERDDLTQPEKLVMSSERFVKHFEDRGFTNIVLSAKAHSVQTTLDTYRALSREIPHVPLHLGVTEAGTKLQGTIKSSVGLGILLSEGIGDTMRVSLTADPVEEPPVAWGILQSLGLRRRGPEIVSCPTCARCQVNLIAIAEEVTERLKNYAAPLSIAVMGCAVNGPGEASDADLGVACGRGQALLFSHGQIIGKVAEDQIVDALMAEVDKLIEEK, from the coding sequence TTGCCTCGCGAGCTGACGCGTCCCGTGCATGTGGGCTGCGTGCAGATCGGTGGCGGCGCGCCGGTGGTGGTCCAGTCCATGACTTGCACCGATACCGCTGATGCCCAGGCAACGCTTGCGCAAGTGCGTGCTTTGGCGCAGGCTGGCTGCGATATCGTGCGCGTGAGTGTGCCCACCGAGGCCGCGCTTGAGGGTTTCCGCACCATCTGTGCCGAGTCTCCAGTGCCGATTGTCGCCGATATCCACTTTAACCATAAGCTCGCCATTGGTGCCGTTGAGGCCGGTGCCGCTAAGCTGCGCATCAATCCCGGCAATATCGGCGATTGGGCCAAGGTTGACGCGGTGATCGATGCTGCGGGTGCCGCGGGCTGCGCGATTCGTATCGGCGTCAATGCCGGTTCGCTTGAGCAGGATATCGCCGAGCGTGACGACCTCACGCAGCCCGAAAAGCTCGTGATGTCGAGCGAGCGTTTTGTCAAACATTTTGAAGACCGCGGCTTTACGAACATTGTGCTTTCGGCCAAGGCCCATAGCGTGCAAACGACGCTCGATACCTATCGAGCCCTGTCGCGTGAGATTCCCCACGTTCCGCTTCACTTGGGCGTAACCGAGGCGGGTACCAAGCTGCAGGGCACCATTAAGAGCTCGGTGGGCCTTGGTATCCTGCTGTCTGAGGGTATTGGCGACACCATGCGCGTCTCGCTTACGGCCGATCCGGTTGAGGAGCCGCCGGTCGCCTGGGGAATTTTGCAATCGCTGGGCCTGCGTCGCCGTGGTCCCGAGATTGTCTCGTGCCCCACGTGCGCCCGCTGCCAGGTTAACCTGATCGCAATCGCTGAGGAAGTAACCGAGCGACTTAAGAACTATGCCGCGCCGCTTTCGATTGCCGTCATGGGATGTGCCGTTAATGGCCCCGGTGAGGCTTCTGATGCCGACCTGGGCGTTGCTTGCGGACGTGGTCAGGCCCTGCTCTTTTCGCATGGCCAGATCATTGGTAAAGTAGCTGAGGATCAAATTGTCGACGCGCTTATGGCCGAGGTCGACAAGCTTATTGAGGAGAAATAA
- a CDS encoding site-2 protease family protein, with protein MDTVLSVLSSVFWGLLMLSVLVFLHEGGHFLAARACGVRVTEFFLGLPCRFDIHHTSRRIGTKFGVTPLLLGGYAAICGMDPTDVSCADRVLAAIYRHGRVTVADLAVELELSEEDVLEACALLLGWGSIAPWYEEGEKPSPSYYPTKYQTLPRDAAGYTTFDGRKFDREHATAEGDVWELPCGEAEFLARERSHTYLGQGFVKRAFMLLAGIIVNILTGFLLLMSIYSIAGVTVPVDTNVIGQVDEGSIAAAAGIEGGDAILSVDGVSCSTWMDVYDAIGKAAGKDDIAIEYERDGKRHSTTVALKEDERLGVYASTQVVRLDPITSARLSFSYVVQTAEGVMRLLQPQHTMEILDQSSSIVGISVMSSQAAAAGPATFLSFAALISFSLGFMNLLPIPPLDGGKLVIEIIQKIAGRELPLKVQTIVSYVGIALFALLFVYMLRSDVLRFIL; from the coding sequence ATGGATACTGTTCTGAGCGTTCTCTCATCGGTCTTTTGGGGCCTGCTGATGCTTTCCGTCCTCGTGTTTTTGCACGAGGGCGGCCACTTTTTGGCGGCGCGTGCCTGCGGTGTCCGCGTGACTGAGTTCTTTTTGGGCCTGCCGTGTCGCTTTGATATCCACCACACATCGCGTCGCATCGGCACCAAGTTTGGCGTGACGCCGCTGCTGCTGGGTGGCTATGCTGCCATCTGTGGCATGGATCCGACCGATGTCTCGTGTGCCGATCGCGTACTCGCGGCCATCTATCGCCATGGCCGTGTGACGGTGGCCGATCTTGCCGTCGAGCTCGAGCTGTCCGAGGAGGATGTTCTCGAGGCTTGTGCTTTGCTGTTGGGCTGGGGCTCCATCGCCCCCTGGTATGAAGAAGGGGAAAAGCCTTCGCCCAGTTACTATCCCACCAAGTACCAGACCCTGCCGCGCGATGCTGCAGGATATACCACCTTTGACGGTCGCAAGTTCGATCGAGAGCATGCGACTGCCGAGGGCGATGTATGGGAACTGCCGTGCGGCGAGGCCGAATTCCTTGCACGTGAGCGCTCGCACACCTATTTGGGCCAGGGCTTTGTTAAACGTGCCTTTATGCTGCTTGCGGGCATTATCGTCAATATCCTGACGGGCTTTTTGCTCCTTATGAGCATCTATTCCATCGCAGGTGTCACGGTGCCGGTGGATACCAATGTGATTGGCCAGGTTGACGAAGGCTCGATTGCCGCCGCGGCGGGAATCGAGGGCGGCGACGCGATCCTTTCGGTCGACGGAGTATCGTGCTCTACCTGGATGGACGTTTACGATGCCATTGGCAAGGCTGCCGGTAAGGACGATATCGCCATCGAGTACGAGCGTGACGGCAAGCGGCATTCGACCACGGTTGCACTCAAAGAGGACGAGCGCCTAGGTGTGTATGCCTCTACGCAGGTGGTCCGTTTAGACCCCATCACGTCGGCTCGTCTGTCCTTCTCCTATGTCGTGCAGACAGCGGAGGGTGTGATGCGTCTGCTCCAGCCGCAGCATACGATGGAGATTCTCGATCAGTCCTCTTCGATCGTGGGTATTAGCGTTATGTCCTCGCAGGCTGCTGCTGCCGGCCCTGCCACGTTCCTTTCGTTTGCCGCCCTCATTTCGTTCTCGCTTGGCTTTATGAACCTGCTGCCTATCCCACCGCTCGATGGCGGCAAGCTGGTCATCGAGATCATTCAAAAGATTGCTGGCCGCGAGCTTCCGCTCAAGGTCCAGACGATTGTGAGCTATGTGGGCATCGCGCTCTTTGCGCTGCTGTTTGTCTATATGCTTCGTTCCGACGTCCTTCGATTTATTCTGTAG
- the dxr gene encoding 1-deoxy-D-xylulose-5-phosphate reductoisomerase, producing MAYQTTYGPDGRLRVAILGCTGSIGTQALDVCRQHADRLQVTALSVNSSTPELVAAAREFSVPAVALADASHGADAVLQELPEGTELGVGAQAVCELARRDDVDCVLVAIVGAAGLEASHAALTSNKRLALANKESLVVGGDLLMPLAQPGQLIPVDSEHSAIYQCYLGENPREAHCIWLTCSGGPFFGRTRDELNRVTRADALAHPTWAMGAKITIDSATLMNKGLERIEAMHLFGCDLDFINVVVQRQSKIHSMVEFADGSVIAHLGASDMRIPIQFAFSYPERWDTPAPRIDFRELGQLTFDAADMDTFRCLALAERAGKTGGTMPCVLNAANEVAVDAFLHDGCSFTDIDRIVESCMDAHDAQTVDSFEQLRDIDAWAREKAAQVLAATRS from the coding sequence ATGGCTTATCAGACCACCTACGGTCCCGATGGGCGTCTTCGTGTTGCCATTCTGGGCTGTACGGGTTCTATCGGCACTCAGGCGCTCGACGTGTGCCGTCAGCATGCCGATCGCCTGCAGGTGACGGCGCTGTCCGTAAACTCCAGCACCCCCGAGCTCGTTGCCGCTGCCCGTGAGTTCTCGGTTCCGGCGGTTGCCTTGGCGGACGCCTCCCATGGCGCCGACGCTGTACTGCAGGAACTGCCCGAGGGCACGGAGCTCGGCGTTGGCGCGCAGGCGGTTTGCGAGCTCGCGCGTCGCGACGATGTCGACTGCGTGCTCGTCGCTATTGTTGGTGCCGCCGGTCTCGAGGCGAGCCATGCGGCCTTGACCTCAAATAAGCGCCTTGCCCTTGCCAACAAGGAGTCCCTCGTCGTCGGTGGCGACTTGCTTATGCCGTTGGCGCAACCGGGCCAGCTTATTCCAGTCGACTCTGAGCACTCCGCCATCTACCAGTGCTATCTAGGCGAGAACCCGCGCGAGGCTCACTGCATTTGGCTTACCTGCTCGGGCGGCCCGTTCTTTGGCCGCACGCGTGACGAGCTCAATCGCGTGACGCGCGCCGATGCCCTGGCGCATCCTACGTGGGCTATGGGTGCCAAGATCACGATTGACTCCGCCACCCTCATGAACAAAGGTCTGGAGCGTATCGAGGCCATGCATCTGTTTGGCTGCGATCTCGATTTCATTAACGTGGTCGTGCAGCGCCAGTCCAAGATTCACTCCATGGTCGAGTTTGCCGACGGCTCTGTGATAGCGCATCTCGGTGCCTCCGACATGCGCATTCCCATCCAGTTTGCCTTCTCGTATCCCGAGCGTTGGGATACGCCGGCTCCGCGTATCGATTTCCGCGAGTTGGGGCAGCTTACCTTTGACGCGGCCGATATGGATACCTTCCGCTGCCTTGCACTGGCCGAACGTGCCGGCAAGACGGGCGGCACCATGCCGTGCGTGCTCAATGCCGCCAACGAGGTCGCCGTCGATGCCTTCCTACATGATGGCTGCAGCTTTACCGATATCGACCGCATTGTGGAATCCTGCATGGATGCTCACGATGCGCAGACGGTCGATTCGTTTGAACAGCTTCGCGACATCGATGCGTGGGCGCGTGAAAAGGCCGCGCAGGTGCTCGCCGCAACCCGTTCTTAA
- a CDS encoding proline--tRNA ligase encodes MTRAMYMSKLYAPTLKEDPADAELASHRLLLRAGMIRKEAAGLYSYLPLAWRSIRKIENIVRDEMDAAGAQELMMPIMVDAELWRESGRIDAYGKELVRFDDRHGREFVLGPTHEETVTALVRNELRSYKQLPVNLYHIQDKFRDEFRPRFGLMRGREFIMKDAYSFSATQESLQEEYDKMKQAYANICERCYIKALPVVADSGEIGGDTSVEYMALADAGEASLVYCDDCGFAADDEAASTKVVVTEGPGDGTLTKVETPGMGTIEAVAKFFGFPENGTRKSLALIDAEGKPVVAIVPGDHELNDCKAEHVFGKGYRMMTDDELQANGLHKGFIGPVNLPEGIRLVCDESLRESKQWACGANEVDYHFTGACPERDFTVDEWADLVTVVAGDPCPHCGKPLSAARGIEVSQVFQLGTKYSEAMGATFMDEDGKEKPLIMGCYGVGVSRSLAAVVEQHNDEHGIVWPVSVAPYEVAVIPLDPKKEECASVCEQIVDGLCAEGIEVVVDDRDERPGFKFADNDLMGFPYQVVLGKRGLKNGTVELKDRATGEREDVAIDEVVTKVAELVKAARR; translated from the coding sequence ATGACTCGAGCAATGTATATGTCTAAGCTCTATGCGCCGACGCTTAAAGAGGATCCGGCGGACGCTGAGCTCGCCAGCCACCGTCTGCTGCTCCGTGCCGGCATGATCCGTAAGGAGGCCGCCGGTCTATATTCCTACCTGCCGCTTGCTTGGCGCTCGATTCGCAAGATCGAGAACATCGTGCGCGACGAGATGGACGCCGCCGGCGCCCAGGAGCTTATGATGCCTATCATGGTCGATGCCGAGTTGTGGCGTGAGTCCGGCCGCATCGACGCCTATGGCAAGGAGCTTGTGCGCTTTGACGACCGTCACGGTCGCGAGTTCGTCCTGGGCCCCACGCACGAGGAGACCGTCACGGCCCTGGTGCGCAATGAGCTGCGCTCCTACAAGCAGCTACCCGTTAACCTCTACCACATCCAGGATAAGTTCCGCGACGAGTTCCGCCCCCGCTTTGGCCTGATGCGCGGTCGCGAGTTCATCATGAAGGACGCCTACAGCTTCTCCGCCACGCAGGAGAGCCTGCAGGAGGAGTATGACAAGATGAAGCAGGCCTACGCTAACATCTGCGAGCGCTGCTATATCAAGGCCCTGCCCGTTGTTGCCGACTCCGGTGAGATCGGTGGCGATACCTCCGTCGAGTACATGGCTTTGGCCGACGCCGGCGAGGCTTCGCTCGTCTACTGCGACGATTGCGGCTTTGCTGCCGATGACGAGGCGGCAAGCACCAAGGTCGTCGTGACCGAGGGTCCTGGTGACGGTACGCTCACCAAGGTTGAGACTCCGGGCATGGGCACCATTGAGGCAGTTGCTAAGTTCTTTGGGTTCCCCGAGAACGGCACTCGCAAGTCGCTGGCACTCATCGACGCCGAGGGCAAGCCTGTCGTGGCCATCGTTCCGGGCGATCATGAACTCAACGACTGCAAGGCCGAGCATGTTTTTGGCAAGGGCTATCGCATGATGACCGACGATGAGCTTCAGGCGAACGGCCTGCACAAGGGCTTTATCGGACCGGTCAACCTGCCCGAGGGCATCCGTCTGGTGTGCGACGAGAGCCTGCGCGAGTCCAAGCAGTGGGCCTGCGGTGCCAACGAAGTCGATTATCACTTTACCGGTGCCTGCCCCGAGCGCGACTTTACCGTCGACGAGTGGGCCGACCTGGTCACCGTCGTTGCCGGCGATCCCTGCCCGCACTGCGGCAAGCCGCTCTCTGCTGCTCGCGGCATCGAGGTTTCTCAGGTCTTCCAGCTGGGCACCAAGTATTCCGAGGCCATGGGTGCCACCTTTATGGACGAGGACGGCAAGGAGAAGCCGCTGATCATGGGCTGCTACGGCGTTGGTGTGTCCCGCTCGCTCGCTGCCGTCGTGGAGCAGCACAACGACGAGCACGGCATCGTCTGGCCGGTCTCCGTTGCCCCGTACGAGGTTGCGGTGATTCCGCTCGACCCCAAGAAGGAGGAGTGCGCTTCCGTCTGCGAGCAGATCGTTGATGGCCTGTGCGCCGAGGGTATCGAGGTCGTCGTCGACGATCGCGATGAGCGTCCCGGCTTTAAGTTTGCCGACAACGACCTTATGGGCTTCCCGTATCAGGTGGTGCTCGGCAAGCGTGGCCTTAAGAACGGCACCGTCGAGCTCAAGGACCGTGCCACGGGCGAGCGCGAGGACGTGGCGATCGACGAGGTCGTCACCAAGGTTGCCGAGCTTGTGAAGGCGGCACGCCGTTAA
- a CDS encoding transposase yields MPRCARAVSLTGYYHVFDRGNSKQIIFEDDSDRYRFLSDISDRFARHDVAVLAWCLMDNHFHLMVDDPYDNLSKAMQCALTAYAKYFNGKTGRTGHLFDNRYSRVAVESDTQAVQLLDYIHLNPVKGAIDSLEAYRWSSFRAYQLGYDPFDICDAAPMLDIVGGSRCYCEHLKEVAGRIWSVEVLPRRRIHDEDALSVAREVLPSIDPALLKALPRPERDACLLRLRRAHLTVKQISRITGIGATSVTKATAGWKDAA; encoded by the coding sequence ATGCCTCGATGCGCCCGTGCCGTTTCGCTCACCGGCTATTACCACGTCTTTGACCGTGGCAACTCCAAACAGATTATTTTTGAAGATGACTCTGACCGCTATCGTTTCTTATCGGATATCTCGGACAGGTTTGCGCGCCATGACGTGGCAGTGTTGGCTTGGTGCCTTATGGACAACCACTTCCATTTGATGGTTGATGACCCATATGACAACCTTTCAAAGGCAATGCAGTGCGCACTGACGGCGTATGCTAAGTATTTCAATGGGAAAACGGGAAGAACGGGCCATCTGTTTGACAATCGCTATTCGCGTGTTGCGGTTGAGTCAGACACACAGGCGGTGCAGCTACTCGATTATATCCATCTCAATCCTGTGAAAGGTGCGATCGACTCTCTCGAAGCATACCGCTGGTCAAGCTTTAGGGCATACCAGCTGGGCTATGATCCCTTTGACATCTGTGATGCGGCCCCTATGCTCGATATTGTCGGAGGCTCCCGTTGCTATTGCGAGCATCTCAAGGAAGTTGCCGGGCGCATCTGGTCAGTTGAGGTTCTTCCACGCCGACGGATCCACGATGAGGATGCCCTTTCCGTTGCGCGCGAAGTCCTGCCGAGCATAGATCCTGCGCTGCTCAAGGCCCTGCCTCGTCCCGAACGCGATGCCTGCCTGCTGAGGCTCAGGCGGGCGCATCTCACGGTCAAGCAAATTTCCCGTATCACCGGCATCGGCGCCACGAGCGTGACCAAGGCAACTGCAGGCTGGAAGGATGCAGCGTGA
- a CDS encoding IS3 family transposase has product MGTKEDAIALYAGGYTYRQIERMPGMPSRMTLWRWVNGRHDGAPGAEADGRRTGMAKRGNGKPRLPRVVGDGPTYPDIDPEDKDALIERLQLENDILRGTQEVLKGRALGSSTNREKSELIEWLRANTARPLSELTASLRISRSSYEYWRTHLHDVGVREEIGDEVERVFREEGGCARGYRFVHEELRREGVRVSEKIVRDVMRGRGLLPAYRRRPRRYSSYAGETDEAPANIPLDEETGAHDFRAAAPNEKWVSDITEFRLPDAPKVYLSPIVDLFDSKPVAWSIGLHPDHLLADSSLLKACATLRPGEHPFCHTDRGCHYRWPGWKRICAEHGVVRSMSRKGRSPDNAAAEGFFGRLKNEFFYGRDWRGVAAAEFMERLDAWMRFYSEGRLRAFRENGRIAYDTIDNRRRRLGLAV; this is encoded by the coding sequence ATGGGTACGAAAGAAGACGCGATCGCGCTCTACGCCGGGGGATATACTTACCGCCAGATAGAGAGGATGCCCGGCATGCCCTCGAGGATGACGCTGTGGCGATGGGTCAACGGCCGCCACGACGGGGCGCCTGGCGCCGAGGCGGACGGGAGGCGGACGGGCATGGCGAAGCGCGGGAACGGGAAACCGCGGCTCCCGAGGGTCGTGGGCGACGGGCCGACGTACCCCGACATCGACCCGGAGGACAAGGACGCCCTGATAGAGCGCCTGCAGCTGGAGAACGACATCCTCAGGGGAACGCAGGAAGTTTTAAAAGGACGCGCCCTTGGCTCTTCGACGAACAGGGAGAAATCCGAGCTGATCGAGTGGCTGAGGGCGAATACCGCGAGACCCTTGAGCGAACTCACCGCTTCCTTGAGGATATCGAGGAGCTCCTATGAGTACTGGCGCACCCACCTGCACGACGTCGGCGTCCGCGAGGAGATCGGCGACGAGGTCGAGCGCGTGTTCCGCGAGGAGGGCGGCTGCGCCCGCGGCTACCGCTTCGTCCACGAGGAGCTGCGCAGGGAGGGCGTCCGCGTCTCCGAGAAGATCGTGCGCGACGTGATGAGGGGGCGAGGCCTCTTGCCCGCCTACAGGAGGAGGCCCAGGAGGTACAGCTCCTACGCCGGCGAGACCGACGAGGCGCCCGCCAACATCCCGCTCGACGAGGAGACCGGCGCCCACGACTTCCGCGCCGCCGCCCCAAACGAGAAGTGGGTCTCCGACATCACCGAGTTCAGGCTGCCGGACGCGCCCAAGGTGTACCTCTCGCCGATCGTCGACCTGTTCGACTCCAAGCCCGTGGCCTGGTCGATCGGCCTGCACCCGGACCACCTGCTCGCCGACTCGTCGCTGCTGAAGGCGTGCGCGACGCTCCGGCCGGGCGAGCACCCGTTCTGCCACACGGACCGCGGCTGCCACTACCGCTGGCCCGGCTGGAAGCGAATCTGCGCCGAGCACGGCGTCGTGCGCTCGATGTCGAGGAAGGGCCGCTCGCCCGACAACGCCGCGGCGGAGGGCTTCTTCGGCAGGCTCAAGAACGAGTTCTTCTACGGCCGGGACTGGCGCGGCGTCGCGGCCGCCGAGTTCATGGAGCGCCTGGACGCGTGGATGAGGTTCTACAGCGAGGGCAGGCTGAGGGCGTTCAGGGAGAACGGCAGGATTGCCTACGATACCATTGACAACAGGAGGAGACGCCTGGGGCTGGCAGTCTAG